From the Candidatus Bathyarchaeota archaeon genome, one window contains:
- a CDS encoding DUF4921 family protein, protein MPYNELRKDYLLDRWVVIATERSRRPTDFAKSKHAVDQTAVCPLCSGNEHMTTPAVLLYLKGEDGKVVKSKDENGSRRKDWIVRCIPNLYPAFSPPKQSADAEHILENERFGYGIGHHEVIIESSVHSDQTATMPLLQLIHVINAYKDRLAAISAQPYVKYVQVFRNYGIDAGASLSHPHSQIIGMPFTPKIVKEEIAASKTHYENTGQCIFCGLAKTEAQGPRGILDNEHFTVFAPYASVHPLEFWVVPKRHSPNPLDLTTEETQAFAQTLQSALNALKNLVNDPPYNYGIHLTINKTQQAYYHWHLEVYPKLANWAGFEKSTCTYINTIPPETAAAELKKHVA, encoded by the coding sequence ATGCCGTATAATGAACTGCGAAAGGACTATTTGCTTGACCGTTGGGTTGTGATTGCTACGGAGCGTAGCCGCAGGCCTACTGATTTTGCTAAATCCAAACATGCTGTAGACCAGACTGCGGTTTGTCCTTTGTGTTCTGGTAATGAGCATATGACGACGCCTGCGGTGTTGCTGTACCTAAAAGGCGAAGACGGCAAGGTGGTTAAGTCTAAGGATGAGAATGGTTCGCGCCGCAAAGACTGGATTGTTCGTTGCATCCCAAATCTGTATCCTGCGTTTTCGCCGCCCAAACAGTCCGCCGACGCAGAGCATATTTTGGAGAATGAACGGTTTGGCTACGGCATTGGGCATCATGAAGTGATTATCGAATCGTCCGTGCACAGCGACCAAACCGCAACTATGCCCCTACTGCAGCTCATCCACGTAATCAACGCATACAAAGACCGCTTAGCCGCCATATCTGCGCAGCCGTACGTGAAGTACGTGCAGGTTTTTCGCAACTACGGCATAGACGCAGGCGCTTCACTGTCGCATCCGCACAGCCAAATAATTGGCATGCCTTTCACGCCAAAAATCGTCAAAGAAGAAATCGCCGCCAGCAAAACACACTACGAAAACACGGGACAATGCATCTTTTGTGGCTTAGCTAAGACCGAAGCGCAAGGTCCGCGCGGCATCCTCGACAACGAGCACTTCACGGTTTTTGCGCCTTACGCCAGCGTGCACCCCTTAGAGTTTTGGGTAGTGCCCAAACGCCACAGCCCCAACCCGCTTGACCTCACAACCGAGGAAACCCAAGCTTTTGCGCAGACCCTCCAAAGTGCCCTAAACGCCCTCAAAAACCTCGTAAACGATCCCCCATACAACTACGGCATACACTTAACCATAAACAAAACCCAGCAGGCGTATTATCACTGGCACCTTGAGGTCTACCCTAAACTTGCCAACTGGGCGGGCTTTGAGAAAAGTACCTGTACATACATCAACACTATCCCTCCAGAAACCGCGGCTGCCGAACTCAAAAAGCATGTTGCCTAA
- a CDS encoding nucleotidyltransferase domain-containing protein produces the protein MVLKVTEKGLGVLSLYRTDYAVNLHVREMAKLLDISHVTLLPHLNKLESEKILKSETSGRNKQYLLNPENALTKNYLIITEELATIEYLNQNFLLKKLATHLHALDFLSPIVLFGSQVKGYATKESDIDLFSMDKLTNKQTDHIEKFQKTFGKKISIKTSTPENFNSGLQTGDILIKEIVADHIILCNPDAFVSALWRQYVERQ, from the coding sequence ATGGTATTAAAAGTTACCGAAAAAGGTTTGGGTGTCCTTAGTTTATACCGCACGGATTACGCGGTCAACCTGCATGTACGCGAAATGGCAAAACTCCTAGACATAAGCCATGTTACGTTGCTTCCCCACTTAAACAAACTTGAATCAGAAAAAATCTTGAAATCCGAAACATCAGGCAGAAACAAACAGTACCTGCTAAACCCCGAAAACGCCTTAACAAAAAATTACCTCATAATCACAGAAGAACTTGCCACAATCGAATACTTGAACCAGAATTTTCTCCTAAAAAAACTTGCAACTCATTTGCACGCTTTAGACTTTCTCTCCCCCATTGTTCTGTTTGGAAGCCAAGTGAAAGGTTACGCCACCAAAGAAAGCGACATAGACCTCTTTAGCATGGACAAACTGACAAACAAACAAACCGACCACATAGAAAAGTTCCAAAAAACTTTTGGCAAAAAAATCAGCATAAAAACGTCTACTCCCGAAAATTTCAACTCAGGTTTGCAGACGGGCGATATTTTAATAAAAGAAATCGTTGCAGACCACATTATTCTGTGTAATCCTGACGCTTTTGTGTCGGCGCTTTGGAGGCAGTATGTTGAGCGACAGTAA
- a CDS encoding HEPN domain-containing protein, whose product MLSDSNLWWCLRQKHGIRIISPNLNLTKAYLKKSVSALNTMNAAIELEETDWITTTAYYARYFALYALLMKIGIKSEIHDCTINLALLLAKNNIIDPKLAEELDQAKNDRIETQYYVEQEQTKQATKNNAKNARHFVLEIEKTIENITPKQIASIRRQLKPRGVTGISF is encoded by the coding sequence ATGTTGAGCGACAGTAATTTGTGGTGGTGTCTTAGGCAGAAACATGGAATACGCATAATCAGCCCTAATCTAAACTTGACTAAGGCGTATCTAAAGAAATCCGTAAGCGCGCTTAACACGATGAACGCCGCAATTGAGCTTGAAGAAACCGATTGGATAACAACAACCGCCTACTACGCCCGATACTTTGCACTGTACGCCTTACTGATGAAGATAGGCATCAAATCTGAAATCCACGACTGCACAATCAACCTAGCCTTACTCCTCGCCAAAAACAACATAATTGACCCCAAATTAGCAGAAGAGCTTGACCAAGCCAAAAACGACCGCATAGAAACCCAATACTACGTCGAACAAGAACAAACCAAACAAGCAACAAAAAACAACGCAAAAAACGCCCGCCACTTCGTCCTAGAAATCGAAAAAACCATAGAAAACATAACCCCCAAGCAAATCGCCAGCATCCGCCGCCAACTCAAACCCCGCGGGGTAACGGGAATTAGTTTTTGA